One genomic region from Leptospira hartskeerlii encodes:
- a CDS encoding BrnT family toxin: MLFEWDDKKNSSNLKKHQISFKQASQVFLDKDAIYIPDENHSENEERWLVLGKIENFTIIVVVFVDKSNKNEEKLRIISARKADKLEEKEYFQRLGKD; the protein is encoded by the coding sequence ATGCTATTTGAATGGGATGACAAAAAGAACTCTTCAAATCTTAAGAAGCACCAAATCTCATTTAAACAAGCTTCTCAAGTTTTTCTAGATAAAGATGCGATCTATATTCCGGATGAAAATCATTCTGAAAATGAAGAAAGATGGCTTGTGCTCGGAAAAATTGAAAATTTTACTATAATCGTGGTTGTTTTTGTAGACAAATCCAATAAAAATGAAGAGAAATTAAGAATAATTTCCGCAAGAAAAGCTGATAAATTGGAAGAAAAAGAATATTTCCAAAGATTAGGCAAAGATTAA
- a CDS encoding toxin-antitoxin system, antitoxin component: MKKHYDFSKGKKGVFFIKDKRDIHLPIYLDEDIEEYFSKIASSKGKDINSIINKVLKKELELQKELSI, encoded by the coding sequence ATGAAAAAACACTACGACTTCTCTAAAGGTAAAAAAGGTGTCTTTTTTATAAAAGATAAGAGAGATATACATCTTCCAATATACCTCGATGAAGATATTGAAGAATATTTTTCTAAAATTGCTTCTTCTAAGGGCAAAGATATAAATTCAATTATCAACAAAGTCCTTAAGAAAGAACTCGAACTTCAGAAAGAACTTTCCATTTAA